One genomic window of Arachis hypogaea cultivar Tifrunner chromosome 8, arahy.Tifrunner.gnm2.J5K5, whole genome shotgun sequence includes the following:
- the LOC112705775 gene encoding MLO-like protein 1, which translates to MSGGGAEEEANLEFTPTWVVAAVCTVIVAISLAAERFLHYGGKFLKNKNQKPLYEALQKIKEELMLLGFISLLLTVSQNGITKICVPPSVTRHMLPCSLDEKEKVTVEHLLGRDRFHFERFFSFPRRLLAETRGTETETHALAKTEFCARKNKVPLLSVEALHHLHIFIFVLAVVHVTFSVLTVIFGGARIRQWKHWEDSIAKQNYETDQVLKRKVVDVQQHDFIKDRFSGFGKDSAIVGWLKSFFKQFYGSVTKSDYVTLRHGFIMTHCKANPKFNFHKYMIRALEDDFKQVVGISWYLWVFVVIFLLLNINGWHTYFWIAFIPFILLLAVGTKLEHVITRLAHEVAEKHAAIEGELVVQPSDDHFWFHRPHFVLFLIHFILFQNAFEIAFFFWIWVTYGFDSCIMGQVRYIVPRLIIGVFIQVLCSYSTLPLYAIVTQMGTHFKAAIFREHVQVRLAGWAQEAKKKKGVKADSQPGEGSSHAVAGIQLGSVFQKRASAAEDGASVPKVEGSAE; encoded by the exons ATGAGTGGCGGGGGTGCAGAAGAGGAGGCAAATCTAGAGTTCACTCCGACGTGGGTTGTGGCCGCCGTTTGCACTGTAATCGTGGCCATTTCCCTCGCCGCCGAGCGTTTCCTCCATTACGGCGGCAAGTTCCTCAAAAACAAGAACCAGAAGCCCCTATACGAGGCTCTACAGAAAATCAAAGAAG AGCTGATGCTGCTGGGTTTCATTTCTCTGCTTCTCACGGTATCGCAAAACGGCATCACTAAAATCTGCGTTCCTCCGAGCGTGACTCGCCACATGCTCCCCTGCAGCCTCGATGAAAAGGAGAAGGTCACCGTGGAGCATTTACTGGGACGAGACCGTTTCCATTTCGAACGTTTCTTCTCTTTCCCCAGGCGCCTTCTTGCCGAGACTCGAGGGACAGAGACAGAGACACATGCACTCGCTAAGACTGAATTCTGCGCTCGCAAG AACAAGGTACCTTTATTATCTGTGGAAGCACTGCATCACCTGCACATCTTCATTTTTGTACTGGCCGTCGTTCATGTCACCTTCTCCGTTCTCACTGTTATTTTTGGAGGAGCAAGA ATTCGCCAATGGAAGCACTGGGAAGATTCCATTGCGAAGCAGAACTATGAAACAGACCAAG TTTTGAAACGAAAGGTGGTCGATGTTCAGCAGCATGATTTTATCAAAGACCGCTTTTCGGGCTTTGGCAAAGATTCTGCCATAGTGGGTTGGTTG AAATCCTTTTTTAAGCAATTTTATGGATCTGTTACAAAGTCAGATTATGTCACACTACGGCATGGTTTCATTATG ACCCACTGCAAAGCGAATCCAAAGTTTAATTTTCACAAGTACATGATTCGGGCCCTTGAAGATGATTTCAAGCAGGTTGTTGGCATAAG TTGGTATCTTTGGGTTTTTGTGGTCATATTCTTGTTGCTCAATATCAATG gTTGGCATACATATTTCTGGATAGCTTTTATTCCTTTCATT CTTCTACTTGCCGTTGGCACTAAGCTGGAGCATGTGATAACGCGACTAGCTCATGAAGTAGCTGAAAAGCATGCTGCCATAGAAGGTGAATTAGTTGTACAACCATCAGATGATCACTTTTGGTTTCATCGCCCCCACTTTGTCCTCTTCTTGATCCACTTTATCCTTTTCCAAAATGCTTTTGAGATAGCatttttcttttggatatgg GTTACATATGGATTTGACTCTTGTATAATGGGACAAGTTCGTTACATAGTTCCAAGGCTCATTATCGG AGTATTTATCCAGGTACTATGTAGCTACAGCACCCTACCACTGTATGCAATTGTTACACAG ATGGGAACCCATTTTAAGGCAGCAATATTTCGTGAGCATGTGCAAGTGAGGCTTGCTGGTTGGGCACAAGaggcaaagaagaagaaaggggtaaaaGCTGATAGCCAGCCTGGTGAAGGAAGTTCTCATGCTGTTGCAGGAATTCAGCTTGGGTCAGTTTTCCAGAAGAGAGCATCCGCTGCAGAAGACGGTGCTTCTGTACCCAAAGTCGAGGGTTCAGCTGAGTAG